tgcaaaggctcgccaagtctcagagcctgtcttatggcgagacagaagccaagcatgccaggatctgctcggccacgagaaggcagcagaatccaaatcgtttgaagaaaatcctaaggcatgcaaaggctcgccaagtctcagagcctgtcttatggcgagacagaagccaagcatgccaggatctgctcggccacgagaaggcagcagaatccaaatcgtttgaagaaaatcctaaggcatgcaaaggctcgccaagtctcagagcctgtcttatggcgagacagaagccaagcatgccaggatctgctcggccacgagaaggcagcagaatccaaatcgtttgaagaaaatcctgaggcatgcaaaggctcgccaagtctcagagcctgtcttatggcgagacagaagccaagcatgccaggatctgctcggccacgagaaggcagcagaatccaaatcgtttgaagaaaatcctaaggcatgcaaaggctcgccaagtctcagagcctgtcttatggcgagacagaagccaagcatgccaggatctgctcggccacgagaaggcagcagaatccaaatcgtttgaagaaaatcctaaggcatgcaaaggctcgccaagtctcagagcctgtcttatggcgagacagaagccaagcatgccaggatctgctcggccacgagaaggcagcagaatccaaatcgtttgaagaaaatcctgaggcatgcaaaggctcgccaagtctcagagcctgtcttatggcgagacagaagccaagcatgccaggatctgctcggccacgagaaggcagcagaatccaaatcgtttgaagaaaatcctaaggcatgcgaaggctcgacaaagtctcaaagcctgtcttaggGCCAGACAAAAGCCCAGCATGCAAGGATCTGCTCGCTcgcgagaaggcgagcaggcTCCAAAGCATTTGGAAAGTTTTCTACGGCACGCAAAGgcctcaccaagtctcaaagcctgtcttacggcgagacagaagcGATCAGCGTTTCAgacgaaaattaattcatgagtACGACACGAGATAGTAATcaacaacatttttattaatggctAACAGAGgggataaatttcataaacgttgttcattacaatacaagaagaaatatatcaaaaagatGGTGGGTCAGTGAGCCGAGCAGCATCGGTTGGCTGGACCTCCTCGGGTGCGGGAGGGGTATCACCAGTTGCGTCCGGGGGGGTGCTCGCCTCGCCAACATCAGCAGGGACtgcacgaggaggagagttACCCTCCTCAATCACGATCGGCTCTAACCCCTCGGCATCTTCCTTGGCCGCCTCCTCGTCCATATGTTGAGCAacaccagctgcaaggtcatccatcttcagatcAGGGTGTTGCTTCCCGAGGACGGCCATGATACAACGATACGAATGccgaagtccctggtcgtactggttgtcggcctccctctccaagttctcTACATGAGCTCGGTGGGAATCGCGGagagattcgagctgagcctcATACATAGCCCTCTGCCCTTGGAGGTCCTCCTTAACCTTGGTCAACTCCTCCTCGAGTgtaatggcttttgcttgagcaaggGACTCTTGCTCTATCAGCTTGAGGTTCTCAACGTTTAGCTCCCCCGCCTTTTTCTCGGCAACGTCAGCTCTGGTCGTCGCCGATTGAAtgtcctccttcatcttcctgtCGTAACGGCCAACCTTGGCCTTATAGTAGGTGGCCATGCAGCTGAGATGGAAAGCACTGTACTGCATGGCTCCCACCAGCTCGCCCAGGGTACAACCGTCAAAGCCCTCCAGGTCCTTCTTGCTCACGAGTTTAGACAACTCATTGAGATAGGGAACCAAGTGTTCTGGTCGGCTGTCGGGTAAGCGGGACCGAGGCACAACAGGTGGAGAAGAGGAAGCAGGATCAGTGGCCGCTCTACTGGATTCCCCGACTCTAGCAGAGGCAAGAGGGAGAGCCTGCAAGGGAGGAACCTGCTGCACGATGTTCTTTCGCTTCGCAGCGGGAGCATCTTTGTCCTGGTCCCTATCGGTTGTTGGAGGCCGAGAGCGTTTCCTGGTCAGAGCTCCAATCACTGCGTCCTCCATCTTATGGCCAGGAAGTATCAACCGAGACTCGAGGAAGTTGTATGTAGATAGCAGTTCTCGGCTCGAGCAGGAATTGGCCAATACAGCCTCGACCCGTTTAAGCAGACCAGGTCGGAGCGGGAAGTGAACACCCCAGGAAACTACAGCACAAACAGACACTTGGTTAGAGACAAACCAATACAGCAGGAACAATTATGGATACAAGACATCTAAAgcgagcaggcaacctgggaccGTGAAACGGGGTGGGACGCGACAATCCTTCCCGTCTATTTGTGCAACTTGACCCCAGggacccccagcaaaaaagaatttcctcttccaagtcccaccaccaccagttggAAGATCAGTTATGGGTTTCCTGCTCTTGGTACCAGATTGGAAGTAGTACCAGCCGGCATCTTTAGGGCTGCTCTTCAGCTGGTACAGAtgcttcacctcatcaaccgtgggctcgctttggcaacatctgtcccacaatatgaacagaccagagagcACTCTCCACCCGTTGGGGTTCAGCTGACCAGGAGCCAGATTTAGCCCGTTAAGTATCCGGGCAAAGTAAGGCTGCAAAGGACACCTCAGCCCATACTTAAAGCTCTCCAGATACAGGGTAACGTATCCCCTGGGAGGCCGGCTAGGTGTATCCTTTTTTCCTGGGATCCTAAGAGGTATCTCACCAGGAATACTATACCTAAGTCGGAGGTCATTGAGCTCGTCAAACGTGGTCGTACACGACATGTAGTCAATGGCATAATCACGCGACAAGGCTCTACCCCCTACTGTACCCCGTTCTTCTGGTCGTGATGCTCCTGATGGGGACGCCTCACTAGAATCATCCCCTTGACCCTCACTCAAAGTGTTCTCCGATCCAGAAGACCCTTCTTCATCGCTACTGTCGCTCGAGGAGGTTGTTTGGGGAGACATCCTCCTAGCGCTAGTACCAACACTAGACCTAATGGGCTCTAAGGGGATCCCGGGATCAAAAGTAAAATCAGCGGGCAGACTAGGCAAAAAACCTAGTTCGTCGTCACCAACCTCAACGACCTTCTCCTTACCCTTCGACATATCCTAAGTTCTAACCAAAACACCACCGCCAACTACAACCTCAAGCAAAGCAGAGAGAAAGGAGATTACCTACAACTAACcgataccaaaaaaaaaatagaaaaaataccTGAAGCAGGGACTCGGTCAGAGAGAGACAGGGATGACAGCTTTGGCGCCGAGGTTCATTCGCCGGAGAGACAAGAATGGAGAAAATGACGAGTTCgtgtttgaagattttgggTTTCCTTACTGAGAAGCAAACTCTTGGGCTGCCAGCATTTAATGACGCATATTCCGAGAATCCCGTAACcgtcggtttgaaattcaaatggagggggggatttctgccacgtcacctcgtccgcaattaaatgcgacatgactcctggcagccttttccaaacccacgcgagcgagtactatcgagtttctactgctggtccactacattacccaacaccagaaactgggggaccggtgtttgggagggatactgtttgggacaaatgcgtcgaagggaccaggaatgacgagcagacATCTGATGGCGAAGTTCTGCGCACCGGTGTTTT
This window of the Citrus sinensis cultivar Valencia sweet orange chromosome 8, DVS_A1.0, whole genome shotgun sequence genome carries:
- the LOC127899085 gene encoding uncharacterized protein LOC127899085 — encoded protein: MSKGKEKVVEVGDDELGFLPSLPADFTFDPGIPLEPIRSSVGTSARRMSPQTTSSSDSSDEEGSSGSENTLSEGQGDDSSEASPSGASRPEERGTVGGRALSRDYAIDYMSCTTTFDELNDLRLRYSIPGEIPLRIPGKKDTPSRPPRGYVTLYLESFKYGLRCPLQPYFARILNGLNLAPGQLNPNGWRVLSGLFILWDRCCQSEPTVDEVKHLYQLKSSPKDAGWYYFQSGTKSRKPITDLPTGGGGTWKRKFFFAGGPWGQVAQIDGKDCRVPPRFTVPVSWGVHFPLRPGLLKRVEAVLANSCSSRELLSTYNFLESRLILPGHKMEDAVIGALTRKRSRPPTTDRDQDKDAPAAKRKNIVQQVPPLQALPLASARVGESSRAATDPASSSPPVVPRSRLPDSRPEHLVPYLNELSKLVSKKDLEGFDGCTLGELVGAMQYSAFHLSCMATYYKAKVGRYDRKMKEDIQSATTRADVAEKKAGELNVENLKLIEQESLAQAKAITLEEELTKVKEDLQGQRAMYEAQLESLRDSHRAHVENLEREADNQYDQGLRHSYRCIMAVLGKQHPDLKMDDLAAGVAQHMDEEAAKEDAEGLEPIVIEEGNSPPRAVPADVGEASTPPDATGDTPPAPEEVQPTDAARLTDPPSF